The following are encoded together in the Campylobacter devanensis genome:
- a CDS encoding DUF262 domain-containing protein, translating into MSKLNIDQKKIKQLFEDKRSDFLIPDYQRPYAWGEDECQTLWKDIFDFAFPDKKPENFNSDEEYFLGPIVTFENNKKLEVIDGQQRLTTLMLLLRVFYKRLEKMEDENSMRTKQNLAQCIWKSDEFGNENKEKLKIDSQVALDEHKNEFLEILKTGDAKDFKSQYAINFRYFEKEVDEFLKEYPNYFAYLPTRILNNCILLPIEADNEKTALRIFSTLNDRGKPLADADIFKAQFYKFYVAKNQKDEFIEKWKNLEILCKEVFSKKDNTSTDEIFNRYMYYQRALKGNKNSTTEGLRDFYEKDSYALLKSDRTFEDLQNLGSFWQAISIQDKNYFDENTLRWLFILNYAPNIMWANITSVYFMKNKDEQNKLDNIKFAKFLEKITAFIFAYSFIYPSVSQLRIPIYSVMVDIINDKEMDFSKFLFEKENLKTFIQTQKFSNNNSITRSMLTWWFLKDSTQKTPGLTEQFQIEHIYAKERAKRENFSGNEIEFIGNKVLLERKINIRASDFSFADKEKHYKKSQNNELNSIHKNYSEFSKTEIIERNNNIINDFISFVEKNNLIKTTS; encoded by the coding sequence ATGTCAAAATTAAACATAGACCAAAAAAAGATTAAACAATTATTTGAAGATAAAAGATCTGATTTTTTAATACCTGATTATCAACGCCCTTATGCTTGGGGAGAAGATGAGTGTCAAACTCTTTGGAAAGATATTTTTGATTTCGCTTTTCCAGATAAAAAACCTGAAAATTTTAATTCTGATGAAGAATATTTTTTAGGCCCTATTGTAACTTTTGAGAATAATAAAAAGCTTGAAGTAATAGATGGGCAACAAAGGCTTACTACTTTAATGCTATTACTTAGGGTTTTTTATAAAAGACTTGAAAAAATGGAAGATGAAAATTCTATGCGAACAAAGCAAAACTTGGCACAATGTATTTGGAAAAGTGATGAATTTGGCAATGAAAACAAAGAAAAATTAAAAATAGATTCTCAGGTAGCCTTAGATGAACATAAGAATGAATTTTTAGAAATTCTAAAAACTGGTGATGCTAAAGATTTTAAAAGCCAGTATGCCATAAATTTTAGGTATTTTGAAAAAGAAGTAGATGAATTTTTAAAAGAATATCCTAATTATTTCGCTTATTTACCAACTAGAATTTTAAATAATTGTATTTTGTTGCCTATTGAAGCAGATAATGAAAAAACAGCACTTAGGATTTTTTCTACTTTAAATGATAGAGGCAAGCCACTAGCTGATGCAGATATTTTTAAAGCACAATTTTATAAATTTTATGTAGCAAAAAATCAAAAAGATGAATTTATAGAAAAATGGAAAAATTTGGAAATTTTATGTAAAGAGGTATTTTCTAAAAAAGATAATACTTCTACTGATGAAATTTTTAATCGTTATATGTATTATCAAAGAGCTTTAAAAGGTAATAAAAATAGCACAACAGAGGGTTTGAGAGATTTTTATGAAAAGGATAGTTATGCTTTATTAAAAAGCGATAGGACTTTTGAAGACTTGCAAAACTTGGGTAGCTTTTGGCAAGCAATTTCTATTCAAGATAAAAATTATTTTGATGAAAATACTTTAAGATGGCTTTTTATTTTAAACTATGCCCCAAATATAATGTGGGCAAATATCACTTCTGTATATTTTATGAAAAATAAGGATGAGCAAAATAAGCTTGATAATATAAAATTTGCTAAATTTTTAGAGAAAATAACAGCGTTTATTTTTGCATATTCTTTTATATATCCTAGCGTCTCTCAGCTAAGAATACCTATTTATAGCGTTATGGTAGATATTATTAACGACAAGGAAATGGATTTTTCAAAGTTTTTGTTTGAAAAAGAAAATTTAAAAACATTTATACAAACTCAAAAATTTAGCAATAATAATTCAATAACTCGTTCTATGCTTACTTGGTGGTTTTTAAAAGATAGTACCCAGAAAACACCGGGATTAACTGAGCAATTTCAAATAGAACATATTTACGCAAAAGAAAGAGCAAAAAGAGAAAATTTTAGTGGCAATGAAATAGAATTTATTGGCAATAAAGTCCTTTTGGAGAGAAAAATAAACATTAGAGCAAGTGATTTTAGTTTTGCTGACAAAGAAAAACATTATAAAAAATCACAAAATAATGAATTAAACTCTATACATAAAAACTATAGTGAATTTAGCAAAACCGAAATAATAGAAAGAAATAATAATATTATAAATGATTTTATTTCTTTTGTAGAAAAAAACAATTTAATTAAAACAACAAGTTAA